A region of the Dysidea avara chromosome 9, odDysAvar1.4, whole genome shotgun sequence genome:
AATATTGACCAAAGTTTTGTAAGCAGGTGGCTACATTGGTTAGGTGACCTtgctgactagacattgggtgacctgcagctCAAAtcctgtcagaccttcagtgctagaCACTAAGGCtctgataattttattacataTAACACAAGTCCCATGTGCATTTACCATGTAGCAGTGTACATAATCAATAATAATCCTCGTGTATGTAATTAACTTTATGAGTATTATCTTATACCTATTCCACTTGTAGACCTACCAGATAATTTTGATTGGACAGCATATTTAATGGAGGGAATCACGTTGCCTAGTTACGAGATGGATGATGAGGTAAAAAGCTACtttttaattattaaattttatggaAAACATCCCTTGTAAAGAATATTTGTCTGAAATATTATGAGTGTTACTATATCAGCATTATGTACATATCACGTATACATGGAACCTCCTTGTTTTGGATGTCCTTATATTCAGGGTTATTTTAAAAGTGGGGTCTTGGTATAAATATACGTATGCACCAATGCAAATaagaccatggacaagtgtcctgatcatcaaggtgccCACATTCCAAGTATTTGTCCAGTCATCCATTTGTTTTCATCAGCTTTCAGACTGGAGcaatgatgaagatgatgatgttgATGGAAATGTTAACAGATCTCGTAAGGTTTGGCACCCTCTCATGTCATACTCACCTCACGTGCACACACTACAGCTTAGTAGAGTACCTGCTGGCACTGACACTatcagtgatgatgatgatgatgatgacgatgatccTGCATCGTGGGACAGGGATGGAAAGGTTGTGCTTGGTTTGTATTCAAATCTATACAATACATATAGTACAGTTCTGTGTATGGGACAGTTTAAGTAAGTGTGCTAAGTGAGGCTTCACTGTGCTTAACAtcatactgtattgtagtactgtatagtaaggtcCCCCCCAAGCCCCTTCCAAAATATAAAAAGTGTATCCAAAATATGTTTAACTTTAAAATTGTCGTAGAGATAAAATATCTTCATGGGAGACTTTTGTTTAATAGAGCACCAATGTTGAATTTTAAATGCATtattggtctgcctgcctgtctgccggTCCACCAGCCTGACCACAGCTGAAACTAAACGAAATATTGCATAAATTCCATTTTACATGGCAATAAAAACTCAAGTGTGGCATGTGCTTTTTGGGATTACCACAGTTTTCCACTCTACACTTTTTGTCCAACAGAGGCTCACTCGTTTCAAACAGCATAatccaagatactctaataaagcagtcaccttaatacaaCACTCATGTGTGGTACTAACATGTGAATTTTAAAagaaagtagggatccaagtgttGAAGTTATACATCTTAACATATAGCTAGTCATCAACTCGTAACTGATGTTCGGTGACTTAataaaagtgttaatgagaTTCTTATGGGTGCAATTGTCTAGTGAAATAAGCCACTTGACTTTTCCAGATTTCAACTCCCGCAGTAACGTCTACTTTCAGGAGATTTCGCATAgcttaaatatttcgaggttgagcaatgttacctAATTTATATTTTTCATGGATTTATAAACAATCCCGAAATGTATTAGGCTATATGGAGGTTTAATATTTAAAGGGTAAAATTTTTCCTGTTAACTTCCAAAACctcaaaatcagcaaaattttctccctcaaaatatttaggttatATGGTTGCATATTTGTTTTGTGGTACTCCTCAGGTTGCCATGACAGCAAGTATGATGTGGTTACGTGATCATCTTATCCCACTATACTGGAGTAGTCAATATCGTGATGGTGTGGTAGTGGGTGATCAACCATCAGCAGCAGCTAATAGATATTGTACCTTAGTGAATGAttggtatgtgtgtagtgcacacacacattacatgtGGGCTACACACTCatctcactacacacacatacagtgcacacacacacattacatgtGGGCTACACACACATTGCATGTGGGCTACACACACagtacatgcacgcacacacacgcgcacacacacacacacacacacacacacacacacacacacacacacacacacacacacacacacacacacatgcatgcacatacacacacactctctcactgtagtgtattgtatgttagtgatgcaccgataccgatactagtatcggtatcggccctattttggtggtatcggacttgtatcggtaaagctataaatgcccgataccaaccgatactttaaatgacgtgatttaattacttatcaagatggcggcGTACATAGCGCATTGAacggagttgagcaaaagctgatataagctatgaattccttaaaagaagccagctactagcattattagtacagtggaaactgaagtaagccacgaaataagattcattgaagccataagcCTATCTTCGTAcgtaattgatagccacaaatccagcaaactgcagttgatgggattagcaaatgggtttagtaagctaaatcactagctgtttcttgtgagaaatgcctgtggggcaaagtatcggtatcggatcggtattggccatttctggcctcaaatgtatcggtatcggatcggtagtgaaaaagtggtatcgtaCATCACtactgtatgtgtttgtggtatGTGCATGTCACTGTGGTACCTATCCACCTATTATAGAACTATATACTGTATCCTTGTATGTCTTTCTACAGGACAGCTTATGCCAAAGGTATTGGTCACAGTGATGTAAAGGAGGACATGGTGACAATGACAGAGTTCCAGGTTGTTCGGGAGACCATTTGGTGAGGACAAATATACCCCAGTTGTTAGTCTGATGTGTAATGTGGTCATACAGTACCGCCCAAATGCAACATTGTGAGCACTAATTGTGCACGATTAAAAACCTTGCTCATAAAGgggtgtggcagccatttcaTTGCTTGGAAACGAAAAGGCTGTAATGCCCTTCattagcaatttttttttttaattgtgcacAATTAGTGCTCACAATGTTGCGTTCGGGTGGTACCATACTTGTATACCATATCTCTTCATATATATAAGCCCAAATTTCTGTTTCCTTCCCAGGCCTGTAAACGAATAGGTCCTTTATTTGAAGCCGGGCATTTAGTTTGGATATGTCCTGGTGTTTAATTGAATTTGAGTTGTGGTAGAGCATCATAATTGGAATGGTAAGCATAGAGAACCTTTAATGATTAAAAAACAGTTGTATGATGCATATCTACATGCACGTGGACTCACATGAACTACTCACGTGGTTATTTTTAGTACCTTTGTCCCTCAGAGTGTTCTAAACTTAACGTTAGTAAGTTTGAAGAAACAGCAGCAAGGGAAAAGATTAAAGTCACCAACAGTAAATGCCATTAATAGCGCAGGcctctatttgagaccaggGATTTATTTTCCAAATATGCTGGAAACTCCCTGGTTTGTAAATGAGACAGGCGTTTATTCAAATCCAGCTTTTGTACTAGTAGTATGTAAGACGTTTAATTTAGCTGAACCTTACAAGTCCATGTATAATGAAACGTCATCTGTGGGACTAAAATATGTTATATGGCTCAATAAatatgaggtggtcttattaatgaggttatgAAGTACATTTTAGTTATCTTTGAGTAATGATtactacaatgaggtggtcttgttgATGAGGTCATAAAGcacaccttagctatatttggaacatggtcactataatgaggtggtcttgttgATAAGGTTGtggacatggtcactataatgaggtggtcttgttgATGAGGTCATGGAGCATACcttttgacatggtcactataatgaggtggtcttattaatgaggtcatgaagtataccttagctatgtttaggacatggtcactataatgaggtggtgtATACTTTTTGGCTATGTTTTGGAATGCTTGACATGGTTGTAGATAGAGCGTACCGGTAAACAgttactctaattgaacagtcgtAGCTTTCATCAATGAACTACTAAAAGGTTGATGTTGACTATTTATAGCTAGAAGTTTAATCCATAGTGTTTAATTTCTTTGCTAAAGCAGTTACTTCAATGTGTAATGTACTAGATCCCTAGTAAATCTTCTAACCTGTATTAGTTTTAACGCTTATGATAACATCCCAAACACtggacaaaatccggtcaaattcTGGTCAGATAGATGTCTGACAATAATGTAATTTGTCATGACACAAAGCACAAGGGGTGCTGTTCTTCCTGTCTAGCTGTTGAGTCTTGTCAAGCTGGACAGTGAGCAGCTGTACCACAGATTTGTTGTGTTGTCTAGTTTTTGGATCTTGTCAAGCTCAGCAATGCGCAGCTGTGTCTTGTCGTTGTTCCTTTCATCTTCTGTCAGGATCAAGACAGGCAAAGTGATGAGCTTTTGCATTACGCTGTCTTCTTTTTGTCTACTGGATGTCTTCATATATTTCTGCAGTCAGTTCAAGGGAAGCACTGGCACTAGTAGAAGCCAGCTGGCATTGTTCACATCGCTGTTCTTCCTCTTGTTGTCGTCTAACAGGATCTTGTCTCTGAATCCACTTGAATCTCTTTGTTTGAGAAGCACGAAAAGATGAAGAATGCTTTTGCTTTGGCATTTTCACACTTGAGCATAGATTTGAAGTAGCTGGAGATCACATCTGCAAAAGTGCACCAAAAAGGTAGCACAGTAAAAAACCAAGTTTCTATCAGCCGGGATCAAACTCGCAACCTCATGGTTGGTAGAAGTGTGCACTAACCACTACACCAAATGACTGTAACTGGTTTtaaagttgtttataaaggaATACATAAATTGAATGGGACAAGTGTTTACTCACGGTTTCCATGTGGTTTATAGAAATATTCAAGTGAGTTTTGCTCTATGCCCTTGCATTCAATCCACTGTAAATGACAAACAACAGCAGTTGGAAGCTTCAGCATGGTATTTCTTAaatgatgagtgcttcatttGGTTCATCTTATATAGATGTGCAGAGttctagaggtgtaccaatatgggtttttggcatgtaccgatatccgatattgatgccacaaaaagaagccgataaccgatagccgatccgatatttgcattataattTTAAGCatacaaaagtgtacatttatcCCAACatgtgtattttctgtcggttgaatgtaatgaattagacagaaaataagctcccgcatGAATACTATTGGTGGTCACGTGAGCCTCTCTCACGTGACGTAAAGGTTTATAAGGCTAAGTTAGGTGGGGTTATTCATTCTACGCCACGTGTTAAGGCTAGTGGGGTACTGTTCTTCGAGTTTCCTACGAACCGTAGCGATGTCTCTAGAAGCTGATCAATTCACACGACTGATGAATGCTATAACCGCCACGAAGGATGGCATTGAGGCGAATTTCACGGCCAAACTGGACAAACTCCAGCGCAAAGTAGAAGCAAGCCAGGCCAGCACATCGCAAGAAGTAATGGCGAAGATGAACAAGAAGGCCTATCACTTCAAGAAGAAGGGCAATGAGGCACAGTTTATTTTTAATTCAACGGTGGAGGATCACATCGATGCGGCGAAGAAGACCCTGGGGAAGATGGCCCCTAACAGTGACGCAGACAAGGCTGCCCTAGAAAAAGCGACCACAGAGCTCGATCAGGGTAAGGAGGCCATCAGGGTCCGGCAGAAACACATCCGCATCGCGGACCGTTCGGACTGGGGGGTGGTGGCGGAGTACGAAGCCGGCGAACTGGCAGACAACTCCGAAGATGAAAAGAAGCTGTACAAGGCTAAAAAGGAGCGGTACAGCAAAAAGAGGAGAGCCACGTTAGACAATGGGCCAGTTAGAAAGCGGGGTAAGGCAGAACCGGCCAATAGACCTGTGGATGTACAGCCCAGACCGCCACCCCTGAAGACAAGACCACTGGGCCCTTGTTACACTTGTGGAGAGTATGGCCACCTTGCAAGATCCTGCAACAAATCCCAGCGACCGTATCCTTTTATGAATAAGTCATATGATGTGTGTCACAATGGGGTAAGGTGCCCTGGTAGTGCAATAGGGCCAAGTGTGCTCAGTATCGAGCAAGGGGCTATTGGTGATGGTCTGGAGCAAGTATTGAATAGTCACCTACATGGTGTTGACAAGGCTTACAGACAAGAAAAACCTGTTAATGGAGCTTCAGAGTATGCTCCTGATGAGGGTGCACTGGGTGTTGATAATACAAAGGTAGGGAAGCCCACTGGTGGCCAGGAGGTCATCCCAACCAAGCCAGGTAGTCCAAATAAATATCCCAGCCAGGGGAAAGGTGTAACATGCTCAAGTGAGGCATACTCGACCTCTCCCGAGCCTGACCCATATGAAATTTGGGATTTAGAATTCAGTAGATCCTGGGAGGCTGAGGAACAAGGGGTCACTATTCAACAGATAGTTGATGTCCAGGGACGGCTTAAAGAATGTATTGGGTTTTGGACAGAAGTCCTGCAGGCCCCAGCTACAGTGCTGGGTTGGATACAAAACGGTTATAAGCTTCCCCTGATGTACGCACCAGCTCCATTTGAGCAGCGTAACCATGCCTCAGCTTTTAACCATCAAAAATTTGTCACTGATAGTGTCAAGGAACTCCTAGCTAATAGGTGCATAAAAGAAGTCAAGGAGAAGCCCTTTGTTTGTAGTCCCTTATCAGTAGTAACTAACCAGGAGGGAAAATGTAGACTGGTGCTCAACCTTAGATATTTAAACCAATACTTACGTAAGGACCGGTTCAAGTACGAGGACCTAAGGATTGCCATGCTAATGCTAAACAAAAACGATTTCCTATTCAAGTTTGACCTAAAATCTGGATACCACCACCTGGATATATTTGAGCCTCACCAGTCCTACCTTGGGTTTACTTGGGAGTGGAATAGTACACAGTCCTattttgtatttactgtcttgcCTTTTGGGTTATCCACAGCCTGCTATGCTTTTACAAAGTTATTAAGGCCATTAGTAGGATACTGGAGGGGCCAAGGGTTAAGAGTAGTCCTGTACCTGGATGATGGAATAGTGGCCATCGAAGGTCTAGACAAAGCTATCGAAGCTAGCAAGAAGGTAAAGGTAGATCTAGCCAGCGCGGGTCTAATAGCTAATGAGCAAAAATCTCAGTGGGAGCCTGAGCAGAGGTTAATATGGCTGGGTTTTGAGATTAACCTGCATGAAGGTCAACTTTTCATCCCTCAGACAAAGTTGACAGATACCTGTGAATTACTAAAATCGTTATGTCACAAACAAGTTATACCAGCAAGGCTTTTGGCTAGCATGATTGGTAAAATAGTTTCAATGTCACTGGCCCTTGGGCCAATTACCCGTCTGATGAGTATGCTGTCCTGAATACAAGGGTGTCATAGTGTCAACAGTTGGCATTGTCGGCAGAGGCAAAATCCGAAATGCTGTTCTGGCAGAACAAAATGAACCTGTTCAATGGACAGGACCTATGGCCAAAACCATCAGCAGTAAGGGTGGTATACTCAGATGCCAGTAATACGGGGTATGGTGGCTACACTGTGGAACATGGTGGTCAAATTGCAAATGGCCAGTGGTCAAAAGAGGAGGCAGCGCAAAGTTCAACATGGAGAGAATTGAGGGCAGTCAGAATGGTCCTAGAGTCCTTTGAATCTAAATTACAGAACGAAAGGGTGCGTTGGTTTACCGATAACCAAAATGTAGTGAGAATCGTATTGAATGGGAGCAAGAAGCCTGCCCTCCAACAAGAGGCCCTGGCAATCTTTGACACCTCAGTAAAGGAAAGAATCCATGTGGAGCCCGAGTGGATCCCCAGGGAAGAGAACCAAATAGCTGACTATATCAGTAGGATAGTTGACCACGACGACTGGATGCTGAATCCACTGGTGTTTGGGGAATTGAATGCCTTATGGGGACCACATACAGTAGACAGGTTTGCTGATGGGTACAACAGCCAAATTCCCCGTTTTAACTCCCGCTATTGGTGTCCAGACTCAGAAGCTATCGACACATTCACATGCAATTGGGGCAATGAAAACAACTGGTGGTGCCCCCCTATGTTCTTGATCCCCCGACTGCTTAAACATGCAAGCATATGTAAGGCCTCAGGTACTCTGATTGCCCCAAAGTGGCCGTCGGCCCCATTTTGGCCCTTGTTGTTCCCCAATGGAACCCACCCAGCAAGTTTTGTAGTAAGGATACGGGAGCTTCCTAGAATGGAGTACTTAATCATGCCAGGTCACTCGGGGTCCACGCTATT
Encoded here:
- the LOC136265435 gene encoding uncharacterized protein isoform X2, whose protein sequence is MSLEADQFTRLMNAITATKDGIEANFTAKLDKLQRKVEASQASTSQEVMAKMNKKAYHFKKKGNEAQFIFNSTVEDHIDAAKKTLGKMAPNSDADKAALEKATTELDQGKEAIRVRQKHIRIADRSDWGVVAEYEAGELADNSEDEKKLYKAKKERYSKKRRATLDNGPVRKRGKAEPANRPVDVQPRPPPLKTRPLGPCYTCGEYGHLARSCNKSQRPFADDNGQETCWNFKLICWCIHIHESGANLGFFLVGKKKKNACQVFS
- the LOC136265435 gene encoding uncharacterized protein isoform X3, which encodes MSLEADQFTRLMNAITATKDGIEANFTAKLDKLQRKVEASQASTSQEVMAKMNKKAYHFKKKGNEAQFIFNSTVEDHIDAAKKTLGKMAPNSDADKAALEKATTELDQGKEAIRVRQKHIRIADRSDWGVVAEYEAGELADNSEDEKKLYKAKKERYSKKRRATLDNGPVRKRGKAEPANRPVDVQPRPPPLKTRPLGPCYTCGEYGHLARSCNKSQRP